The Halorubrum salinarum genome segment GTGAACTGTCGCTCGCAATCGGGCTCCTGCTATTCGGCGCGTTTCTGATGTATTTCGGCTCCGTCGCAGTGTTACGGCCGGACGGGTCGTTCTCTCGCGGATACAAAGCGAAAGAACGAGTCGAGAGCGCTGGCCCGATAGCGCAGGCCGTGGTCAAGGGATTAGTCCGAATTCTCGGACTCGTGTTCATCGCAGTGGGTCTGATGACCGGCGGGCTCGGACTGTTAGGTGTCTCTGCGGCGTGATGAGTTCGACCACCCGCGTCCGTCCCTAATATCACCTGAGCGCGCCGCGCGTCGGGTCGCTTTGCCGGCGGCTGGCGAGCGGCGACAGAACGAAACGAAAGTGGACTCGAAAACCGACCGCGTTAGAGTTCGTCCTCGAAGTCTTCGAGGGCGAACACGGTGTCGGCGCCGCGGCGGTCGAGCGTCTCGTTGGCGAGGAGCCAGTAGACCACCGACAGCGCGCGGCGACCCTTGTTGTTCGTCGGGATGACGAGGTCGACGTTCGACAGCTGGTTGTTGGAGTCGCACATCGCGATGACCGGGATGCCGACGGTGATGGCCTCCTTGACGGCCTGCGCGTCACCGATCGGGTCGGTGACGACGACGACGTCCGGCTCGATGTAGCCGGCGTAGTCGGGGTTCGTCAGCGTGCCCGGGATGAAGCGCCCGGTGCGGGCGCGGGCGCCGATGGCGTCCGCGAACTTCTCGGCCGGGAACCGGCCGTACTGCCGCGAGGACGTGACCAGGATCTGCTCCGGGTCGTAGCTCTCGAGGAAGTCCGCGGCCGTGCGGATCCGCTCGTCGGTCAGGCTCACGTCGAGGACGTACAGCCCGTCGTCGCGGACGCGGTGGATGAACCGCTCCATGTCCTTCGTCTTCTGCTGGGTCCCGATGTGGACACCGGCGGAGAGGTAGTCCTCGACGGGGATCAGCAGGTCGACGTCGTCGTCGGGCATGACGTCGTCGTCGAACGGGGAGGCCTCTTCTTCGTCCTCCTCGGCGGCCTCGCTCTCGGCGTCGGCCGGCGCCCCAGTTTCGGCGTCAGCGGACGCCCCCTCGGCGCCCGCGTCGGCGGTCGGTTCCTCGGTCGTGTCGGCCTCCTCCTCGACCCCCGCGTCGACCGCCTCGGTCTCCGCGTCGTCGTCGAGTTCGACCGCGTCGTTGTCTTCGCTCATGCGTGGTGTGGGCCCGTCATACCGCGTCGTCCGCGATGCGGACCAGTTCGTTCAGCTTGGCGGTGCGCTCGCCGCCGACCGTGCCGGTCTTGATGTAGCCGGCGTCGGTCGCCACGGCGAGGTGTGCGATGGTCGCGTCCTCGGTCTCGCCCGAGCGGTGCGAGATGACCGTCTCGTACCCGTTGCGGGCGGCGAGTTCGACGGCGTCGAACGCGTCCGACAGCGTCCCGATCTGGTTCGGCTTGATCAGGATGCTGTTGGCCGCGCCCGCGTCGATCCCGTCCTGGAGCCGCTCGACGTTGGTGACGAACAGGTCGTCGCCGCAGATCAGCGTCCGGTCGCCGACCCGGTCGGTCAGCTCCGCGAACGCCTCGTAGTCGTTCTCGTCGAGCGGGTCCTCGACGTACGCGAGGTCGTACTCGTCGACGAGGCCGGCGACGTACTCGATCTGCTCGTCGGCCGACTTCGTCTCGTCGCCGTAGACGTACGCCTCGGCGTCGTCGTCGTACAGCTCCGCGGCGGCCATGTCGAGCCCGAAGCGGATCTCGAAGCCGACCTCCTCCTCGACCCGGTCGACCGCCTCGTCGACGACCTCGAACGCCTCCGCGTCCGAGATGGGGGGCGCCCACGCGCCCTCGTCGCCCTTCGCCGCGGGCACGCCGCGCTCGTCGAGCACGTCCGCGACCGCCGCGTGGACCGCGGCGTTCGCGAAGACGGCCTCCGAGACGCTCGGCGCCCCGACGGGGGCCGCGAGGAACTCCTGGATGTGGGTCGCCTCCTTGGCGTGTTCCCCGCCGCCGACGACGTTGCCGAGCGGAACGGGGAAGTTCTCGCCGCGGAACGCGCCGCCGAGGTGCTGGTACAGCGGCGCGCCCAACACGTCGGCGGCCGCCTTCGCCGCCGCCATCGAGATGGCGACCGCGCTGTTGGCGCCGATGGCGGAGAAGTCGTCCGTCCCGTCGGCGGCGCGCAAGGCGTTGTCGACCGCGCGCTGGTCGCCCGCGAAGACGCCTTCGAGGCGCGGCACCGCGTGCTCGCGGGCCTTCGCGATGGACTCGCTCGCGGGCAGTTCGATCGCCTCGTACTCGCCCGTCGAGGCCCCGCTGGGGGCCGCGCCGCGGCCGAAGCCGCCGGACTCGGTGAGCACGTCGGCCTCGACCGTCGGGTTCCCGCGCGAGTCGAGGACGCGGCGGAGCGAGACGCTGGTGATCCGCGTCATCAGCTCTCCCTCCGGACCGTGAACGGGAGCGCGCCCGCGTCGTACTCCTCCGCGGCGACGAGGATGGGCTCCGTCTGGTCCGTGTCGATCAGCACGGGCGCCCCGTAGGACACCTGTAGCGCTCGCGCGCCGAGGATGCGTGCCTTCTCGTATCGATTGTATCGCTGTCCTGACATGGTTACTGGTACGGCGAGACGACGTCGACCAGGTCGCGGTGGCTGACCAGCATGCGCCGGCAGCAGTGCCGGTCGACCCCGAGGTCGTCGAGCACCTCGCCGGGGTCCTCGTCGCCCTCGCGAGCCCGCTCTTTGAACTCTTCCCAGTGTTCACCCACGACGTTGCCGCACGTGAAACACCGGACCGGGATCATCATGACTGGATCACCTCAGCGGTAGGACTTCTGGTAGCGAGCGCGCGCGCCGGGTCCGCCCCACTTCTTGGGTTCGGACTGGCGCACGTCGTTGACCAGCAGGGTGCGGTCGAAGTTCATGTACGCGTCGCGCAGCTCGGCGTCGCCGAGGTGCTGGACGAGGCCGCGGGCGATCGCGGTCCGCGCCGCGTCCGCCTGGCCGCTGAAGCCGCCGCCCTCGACGTCGATGTCGATGTCGACGCCCTCGCGGAGCTCCTCGCCCGCGATGCGGAACGGTTCCAGCATCTTGAGCCGCGCCTGTTCCGGTTCGACCAGCTCGACTGGCTGGGAGTTGATGCGCACGCGACCCTCGCCCTCGCGCACGGTGGCGCGGGCGACGGCCGTCTTCTTCTTGCCTGAGGTGTTCGTTACCATGTGACGTTGGCTCCCAGAGACTCGGAGATGTCCCCGAGCGTCGTGAATTTGATGTTCGAGAGGCGGTCGAGCGAGGTGCCGTCGAGGACGACGCTCTCGACGTCCTCGTCGCGCTCGTAGGGGTTCCCGACGTACACGCGCACGTTCGAGAACGCCTCGCGGCCGTCCTCCGACTTGTACGGCAGCATGCCGCGGATGGCGCGCTTGAAGATCCGGTCCGGGCGCTTGGGGTAGTACGGCCCGCTGTCCGAGCCGAGCTCCGCGCGCTTGTGGTACGTCTCCATCGTCGCCTCCTCGTTGCCGGTGATGACGGCGCGCTCGGCGTTGACGACGGCGACGGTCTCCCCGGCGAGGGCGCGCTGCGCGACCTCGGAGGAGACGCGACCGAGGATACAGTCGCGGGCGTCGACCACGACGTCCGCGTCGATCTTCGCGAGACTCATCGGATCACCCGCACGTCGCTTCCTTCGGGGTTCTGTTCGATGAACTGTTCCAGCGTCACCGCTTCGCCGGCCTGGTCGATCTTCGTCCGGGCGGTCCCGGAGAAATCGACGGCGGCGACGGTGACGTTCGTTTCGAGCACACCGCTGCCCAGCACCTTGCCGGGGACGACGACCGTCTCGTCTTCCTGAGCGTACCGCTCGATGCGGCCCAGGTTGACCTCAGCGTGCGTGCGCCGTGGCTTCTCCAGTCGGTCGGCGACGTCCTGCCACACGTTGGCACCGGAGTCACGCGAGACCGACTTCAGATCGGCGATGAGGTTCTGTAGTTTCGGGTTCGTCTTGCTACTCATAGCTGTCCCTCCTGAACGGAGAGTTCGTGGAAAACGGAGTGCAGGGAGCAGGATTTGAACCTGCGGACCTCTACAGGACAGCGCCCTGAACGCTGCGCCGTTGGCCTGACTTGGCTATCCCTGCGTGCACTCCACCGTATTCCGGCTCCCTTCAAACCACTTTCGGTCCCGCCGTCCGCCGCGTCGGCCGCGGGCGCTCCGGCGGTCGGAGCGGCGCCGCGGCTGTCGGCGGGGGCGACGGTCAGGGTGTTGGTTCGAAGGGCCGTCATTTCCTTAGACTGCGACTTTCGTCTGTAGTTCGTCCGCGCGCTCCTCGATGGAGTCGATGGCGCGGAGCAGCAGTTCCTCGACGTCGAACGAGCCGTCCGTCTCGATGTGGAAGACGAACGCGCCCGGCACGTCCTCGACCGCGACCTCCTTCCCGGGGAACCGTTCCGAGAGGTCGTTGTCGAACTCGTCCGTGAGCTCGATGTCGCCCTCGGGCGTCTCGATGACGCCGCGGAGGATGTTCGGCTCGTCGTCGTCGAACTCGCCCCGGTCGCCCTCGACCGTGACGCGCTGGAGGTGGCGGTAGCCGACGGAGACGCCGCCCTGGTGTTTGGCGTGCTCCTTGCCGGTGTCGAGGACCGCGTCGGCCTCGAACTCCAACCGCTGTCCCTCCTTCAGCTCGATGATCGGGACGTTCTCGTCGGCGACCTCGACGAGCGGGTCGCTGCTCTCGATGTCGCCGGAGTACGCCGTCGCCGGGCCTTCGACGTCGAGCGCGAGGGTGACCTCGTCGCCGAGTTCGAAGTCGTCGAGCGGCGTCGTCAGGGGCACGAGCCCCAGACGCAGGCCGATCATCTCGTCGAACATGACCGAGGAGTTCTCGACGAACCGAACGGTGTCGATCGAGAACGTCGGGACGTCGGCGATCATCGCACGGCGGATGCCGTTGGCGAACGCCGGCGTGAGCCCGCGGATCAGCACCCGCGCGCTGCGTTCGTCCCGTTCGACGTACTGGACGTCGAATTCGTCTTCGGTCATGTCAGACTCGCTTGTTCTTCGGCGCCTTCGTCCCGTCGTGCGGGATCGGCGTGACGTCCTCGATGCGCCCGATCTCGACGCCCGCACGCGAGAGCGCGCGGATCGTCGCCTGCGCACCGGGACCGGTGGACTTGTTGAGGTTGCCGCCGGGACCGCGCACGCGAACGTGCACGCCCTCCAGACCGGCGTCCTTGACGCGCTCGGCGACGACCTCCGCCATCTGCATGGCGGCGTACGGCGACGCCTCGTCGCGGTTCTGCTTCACCACGGTGCCGCCGGACGACTTGGCGATCGTCTCGGCGCCCGTCTCGTCGGTGACCGTGATGAGCGTGTTGTTGAACGACGCGTACACGTGGGCGATGCCCCACTTTCCGTCCTCGGATTCACTCATGGTTGGTTACTCCTGTGACTCCGCGCGCTCGGGGTGGAGATCGTCCGCGAGCGGGCTCGTCTCGTCGAAGGCGATGGCGCCTTCGTCGTCGACGTCCACCTTCACCGACGGGCGCGTGACGCGGGCGCCGTTGACGGTGATGTGGCCGTGGACGATGAACTGGCGGGCCTGCTGGGTCGAGGAGGCGAAGCCCTGTCGGTAGACGACCGTCTGGAGGCGACGCTCCAGGAGGTCGGTCACGTCGAGCGACAGGACCGTCGAGATGTCGTCGTTGTCGCCGAGGATGCCGATGCGGCGGAGCCGGGTGACGAACTCCGCGCCGGCGTCCTGGGCGGCCTCGACGTCGCCCTGCGCCTCGCCGAGCAGCCGTCGGGCCTCCCGACGCATGTTAC includes the following:
- the rpsB gene encoding 30S ribosomal protein S2, yielding MSEDNDAVELDDDAETEAVDAGVEEEADTTEEPTADAGAEGASADAETGAPADAESEAAEEDEEEASPFDDDVMPDDDVDLLIPVEDYLSAGVHIGTQQKTKDMERFIHRVRDDGLYVLDVSLTDERIRTAADFLESYDPEQILVTSSRQYGRFPAEKFADAIGARARTGRFIPGTLTNPDYAGYIEPDVVVVTDPIGDAQAVKEAITVGIPVIAMCDSNNQLSNVDLVIPTNNKGRRALSVVYWLLANETLDRRGADTVFALEDFEDEL
- the eno gene encoding phosphopyruvate hydratase, with protein sequence MTRITSVSLRRVLDSRGNPTVEADVLTESGGFGRGAAPSGASTGEYEAIELPASESIAKAREHAVPRLEGVFAGDQRAVDNALRAADGTDDFSAIGANSAVAISMAAAKAAADVLGAPLYQHLGGAFRGENFPVPLGNVVGGGEHAKEATHIQEFLAAPVGAPSVSEAVFANAAVHAAVADVLDERGVPAAKGDEGAWAPPISDAEAFEVVDEAVDRVEEEVGFEIRFGLDMAAAELYDDDAEAYVYGDETKSADEQIEYVAGLVDEYDLAYVEDPLDENDYEAFAELTDRVGDRTLICGDDLFVTNVERLQDGIDAGAANSILIKPNQIGTLSDAFDAVELAARNGYETVISHRSGETEDATIAHLAVATDAGYIKTGTVGGERTAKLNELVRIADDAV
- a CDS encoding DNA-directed RNA polymerase subunit K, with amino-acid sequence MSGQRYNRYEKARILGARALQVSYGAPVLIDTDQTEPILVAAEEYDAGALPFTVRRES
- a CDS encoding DNA-directed RNA polymerase subunit N, producing the protein MMIPVRCFTCGNVVGEHWEEFKERAREGDEDPGEVLDDLGVDRHCCRRMLVSHRDLVDVVSPYQ
- a CDS encoding 30S ribosomal protein S9, with amino-acid sequence MVTNTSGKKKTAVARATVREGEGRVRINSQPVELVEPEQARLKMLEPFRIAGEELREGVDIDIDVEGGGFSGQADAARTAIARGLVQHLGDAELRDAYMNFDRTLLVNDVRQSEPKKWGGPGARARYQKSYR
- a CDS encoding 50S ribosomal protein L13, which codes for MSLAKIDADVVVDARDCILGRVSSEVAQRALAGETVAVVNAERAVITGNEEATMETYHKRAELGSDSGPYYPKRPDRIFKRAIRGMLPYKSEDGREAFSNVRVYVGNPYERDEDVESVVLDGTSLDRLSNIKFTTLGDISESLGANVTW
- a CDS encoding 50S ribosomal protein L18e, with amino-acid sequence MSSKTNPKLQNLIADLKSVSRDSGANVWQDVADRLEKPRRTHAEVNLGRIERYAQEDETVVVPGKVLGSGVLETNVTVAAVDFSGTARTKIDQAGEAVTLEQFIEQNPEGSDVRVIR
- a CDS encoding DNA-directed RNA polymerase subunit D is translated as MTEDEFDVQYVERDERSARVLIRGLTPAFANGIRRAMIADVPTFSIDTVRFVENSSVMFDEMIGLRLGLVPLTTPLDDFELGDEVTLALDVEGPATAYSGDIESSDPLVEVADENVPIIELKEGQRLEFEADAVLDTGKEHAKHQGGVSVGYRHLQRVTVEGDRGEFDDDEPNILRGVIETPEGDIELTDEFDNDLSERFPGKEVAVEDVPGAFVFHIETDGSFDVEELLLRAIDSIEERADELQTKVAV
- a CDS encoding 30S ribosomal protein S11; the encoded protein is MSESEDGKWGIAHVYASFNNTLITVTDETGAETIAKSSGGTVVKQNRDEASPYAAMQMAEVVAERVKDAGLEGVHVRVRGPGGNLNKSTGPGAQATIRALSRAGVEIGRIEDVTPIPHDGTKAPKNKRV
- a CDS encoding 30S ribosomal protein S4 is translated as MSTGKNTKGYETPNHPYQGERIAEESDLLSRYGLKNKEEFWRAQSELRNMRREARRLLGEAQGDVEAAQDAGAEFVTRLRRIGILGDNDDISTVLSLDVTDLLERRLQTVVYRQGFASSTQQARQFIVHGHITVNGARVTRPSVKVDVDDEGAIAFDETSPLADDLHPERAESQE